A window of Lacibacter sediminis contains these coding sequences:
- a CDS encoding MlaD family protein, with protein sequence MDTTSKSYKIKLGLFIIGGLVLFAAVLFIIGKKNNLFTPVFTISAAFNNVSGLQVGNNIRFSGITIGTVDDIVIINDSTVKVTMVIKNSVKKFIKADSKAIIASDGIIGDKLVIISQGSGESPIVKEGQLLESEEPVETAEIMASLQITAANAEVITEQLAEVMIKVNSGNGTLGRLIQDPTIANNLSQTMQNMKTSSQGLTENMEAAKENFLLKGYFNRKKKAAAKKAADKKAAELKAAEEKKKG encoded by the coding sequence ATGGACACAACATCAAAATCATATAAAATAAAGCTGGGGCTTTTTATCATAGGCGGCCTTGTATTATTTGCAGCCGTACTTTTTATTATCGGTAAAAAGAATAATCTTTTCACGCCTGTCTTTACTATATCTGCTGCTTTTAATAATGTAAGTGGCTTGCAGGTGGGTAACAATATCCGCTTCTCAGGCATTACAATTGGCACGGTTGATGATATTGTGATCATTAACGACTCAACGGTAAAGGTTACGATGGTGATTAAAAACAGCGTAAAGAAATTTATTAAAGCGGATAGTAAAGCCATCATTGCCTCCGATGGCATTATTGGAGACAAGCTGGTAATTATTTCGCAGGGAAGTGGTGAATCGCCGATTGTAAAAGAAGGACAGCTACTTGAATCAGAAGAACCGGTAGAAACAGCAGAGATCATGGCCAGTTTACAGATAACCGCTGCCAATGCAGAAGTTATTACTGAACAGCTTGCAGAAGTAATGATTAAAGTAAATAGCGGCAATGGTACTTTAGGTCGCTTGATACAGGATCCAACAATTGCCAATAACCTGAGCCAAACCATGCAGAATATGAAAACAAGCAGCCAGGGGTTAACAGAGAATATGGAAGCTGCAAAAGAAAACTTTCTGCTGAAAGGATATTTCAACAGAAAGAAAAAAGCAGCAGCAAAAAAAGCGGCTGATAAAAAAGCTGCCGAGCTGAAAGCAGCAGAAGAAAAAAAGAAAGGATAA
- a CDS encoding MlaE family ABC transporter permease, whose translation MAILKAAGKLKTIASRQTVLVSEKAIANTKDAGNFLTDIADIFLFVGRIIKETFSGGFEFREFLRQCFQIGYKSLPLISITGAIMGLVLTIQSRPVLADFGAVTMLPSMVSLSLIREMGPVITALICAGKIGSGMGAELGSMKVTEQIDAMEVSSINPVKYLLVTRVLAATIMIPLLTIYADACGIAGSWAGANIKGDVSLVLFFSQAFAPVDMIDVLPAVIKTFFFGAVIGLVGCYKGYNAGSGTQSVGVAATSAVVMASLLVFIVDMIAVQITDLIIS comes from the coding sequence ATGGCTATACTAAAAGCTGCAGGCAAATTAAAAACAATCGCCAGCAGACAAACCGTTCTTGTTAGTGAAAAAGCGATTGCAAATACAAAAGATGCGGGTAACTTCTTAACAGACATTGCCGATATTTTTTTATTTGTAGGACGCATCATCAAAGAAACATTCAGCGGTGGTTTTGAATTCAGAGAATTTCTACGGCAATGTTTCCAGATAGGTTACAAATCATTACCGCTGATCTCTATTACTGGAGCCATTATGGGTCTTGTATTAACGATACAATCAAGACCGGTGTTGGCCGATTTTGGTGCGGTTACCATGTTGCCCAGCATGGTAAGTCTTTCACTCATCAGGGAAATGGGGCCGGTTATTACAGCACTTATCTGCGCAGGTAAAATTGGCTCGGGCATGGGTGCTGAACTTGGTTCAATGAAAGTAACCGAGCAAATAGATGCGATGGAAGTATCATCCATCAACCCGGTTAAATACTTATTAGTGACAAGAGTGTTAGCAGCAACCATCATGATTCCTTTGCTTACAATTTATGCAGATGCATGTGGTATTGCAGGCAGTTGGGCCGGTGCTAATATTAAAGGTGATGTTTCACTTGTTTTATTTTTTTCGCAGGCATTTGCACCGGTTGATATGATCGATGTACTTCCTGCCGTGATCAAAACTTTTTTCTTTGGTGCAGTTATTGGATTGGTTGGTTGCTATAAAGGATACAATGCCGGAAGCGGCACACAAAGTGTGGGTGTTGCAGCTACCTCGGCTGTAGTAATGGCATCATTACTGGTGTTTATTGTAGATATGATTGCCGTACAAATAACTGATCTTATTATCTCATGA
- a CDS encoding glycosyltransferase, with amino-acid sequence MKQQMKDLIHIPSPTSFKQLTSWGNDLQFMSGTKQVPEILLITSYPPRECGIATYSQDLIKALVNKFDDSFNFSICALESNTETPAYTEPVKYILNTDDADAFLRLGESIEADTAVKMILIQHEFGFFQQQEAAFLRFLQSLHKPFAIVFHTVLPLPGKELLQQVQRISELAASVIVMTKSSKKILLSDYHLSLKKITVIPHGTHLVPHEHKSTLKQKYHLTGRTILSTFGLLSSGKNIETTLRALPNIVQQHPTVLFLIIGKTHPSIVKRDGEAYRQLLQSMVQELKLEDHVQFINSFLPLPILLEYLQLTDIYLFTSKDRNQAVSGTFSYAISCGCPVISTPIPHAREVLKHDAGIIIDFEQPDQLAKEANSLLDNETLRNTIGSNGLHRMASTAWENAAIAHALLFKKLVDDHVPLCYVAPPVHLGHVKKMTTDFGMIQFSKINHPDLESGYTVDDNARALISMCQHFELTRDKADIPYITTYLRFIGFCQQDDGSFLNYVNTEKKFTAQNYETNLDDANGRSIWALGYLISLRPLLPVQLTSMANHIFQKAIPYLRTLHSSRAMAFIIKGLYYRHLKIKLPENSLFITEMASRLLQMYRHEQEEEWCWYESYLTYANSVLPEAMLCAWMATGNDAYKETAVRSFDFLLGKLFGKEKIRVISNQTWMHKGKEVLLQKNGGEQPIDVAYTILALSKFYEVFKKQGYRDKIDIAFNWFLGANHLQQVIYNPCTGGCYDGVEEHSVNLNQGAESTVSYLMARLTIEKLQRNILRMQLQKRHLMPYNL; translated from the coding sequence ATGAAACAACAAATGAAGGACCTCATTCACATCCCCTCCCCAACCTCGTTTAAGCAATTAACATCATGGGGAAATGATCTGCAATTTATGAGTGGCACTAAACAGGTGCCGGAAATTTTACTCATCACTTCCTACCCACCCCGTGAATGTGGCATTGCTACTTACTCACAGGATCTTATTAAAGCACTGGTGAATAAATTTGACGACTCGTTCAACTTCAGTATTTGTGCACTTGAATCAAACACCGAAACACCTGCTTATACAGAACCTGTTAAATATATCTTGAATACAGATGATGCTGATGCTTTTCTACGATTGGGTGAAAGCATTGAAGCAGATACGGCTGTAAAAATGATATTGATACAACACGAATTTGGTTTTTTCCAACAGCAGGAAGCTGCCTTCCTTCGTTTTTTACAATCACTTCACAAACCATTTGCCATTGTTTTTCATACTGTATTGCCTTTGCCGGGTAAAGAGCTGCTACAGCAGGTACAACGGATCAGTGAGCTTGCAGCATCGGTGATTGTGATGACCAAATCATCGAAAAAAATTCTGTTGAGTGATTATCATCTTTCGTTGAAAAAAATTACGGTGATACCACACGGCACGCATCTTGTGCCACATGAACATAAATCAACACTTAAACAAAAATATCATTTAACCGGCCGCACCATTCTTTCCACCTTTGGCTTATTGAGTTCCGGAAAAAATATTGAAACAACATTGCGAGCCTTACCAAACATTGTACAACAACATCCAACTGTATTGTTTCTGATTATTGGCAAAACACATCCATCCATTGTAAAAAGGGATGGCGAAGCTTACAGGCAACTGTTGCAATCAATGGTACAGGAATTAAAACTGGAAGATCATGTGCAGTTTATCAACTCCTTTCTTCCTTTGCCGATATTGCTTGAATACCTGCAGCTCACTGATATTTATCTTTTCACATCAAAGGACCGTAACCAGGCTGTAAGCGGAACGTTTTCTTACGCTATCAGTTGTGGTTGCCCCGTTATCTCAACGCCTATTCCGCATGCGAGGGAAGTATTAAAACATGATGCAGGTATCATTATCGATTTTGAACAACCGGATCAATTAGCCAAAGAAGCAAACAGTTTGCTGGATAATGAAACACTACGGAATACGATTGGCTCAAATGGCTTACACCGTATGGCTTCTACTGCCTGGGAAAACGCAGCCATTGCACATGCATTGCTGTTTAAAAAACTGGTTGATGATCATGTGCCGCTTTGTTATGTTGCGCCGCCTGTTCATCTTGGTCATGTAAAAAAGATGACGACTGATTTTGGTATGATCCAGTTTTCAAAGATCAATCATCCGGATCTTGAATCAGGTTATACCGTTGATGATAATGCACGGGCATTAATTTCCATGTGCCAGCATTTTGAGTTGACTAGAGATAAGGCTGACATCCCATACATAACCACCTATCTCCGCTTTATTGGTTTTTGTCAGCAAGACGATGGAAGTTTTCTCAACTATGTAAATACAGAAAAAAAATTCACTGCCCAGAACTACGAAACAAATCTTGATGATGCCAATGGAAGATCGATCTGGGCATTGGGCTATTTAATTTCGTTACGTCCTTTGTTGCCGGTACAACTTACCAGTATGGCAAACCATATTTTTCAGAAAGCCATACCCTATCTGCGCACTTTACATTCAAGCCGGGCAATGGCATTTATCATTAAAGGGTTGTATTACCGTCATTTAAAAATAAAACTCCCCGAAAACAGTTTGTTCATTACCGAAATGGCGAGCAGGTTGTTGCAGATGTACAGGCACGAGCAGGAAGAGGAATGGTGTTGGTATGAAAGTTATCTCACGTATGCCAATAGTGTTTTACCTGAAGCAATGCTCTGCGCATGGATGGCAACCGGTAATGATGCATATAAAGAAACAGCAGTTCGCTCCTTTGATTTTTTACTGGGCAAACTGTTTGGTAAAGAAAAGATCAGAGTCATATCTAATCAAACATGGATGCACAAAGGAAAAGAAGTGTTATTGCAGAAGAACGGTGGCGAACAACCCATTGATGTTGCTTATACGATTCTTGCTTTAAGTAAGTTCTATGAAGTGTTCAAGAAACAAGGTTACAGAGATAAAATTGACATTGCCTTTAACTGGTTCCTGGGAGCAAATCATTTACAACAGGTCATTTACAATCCTTGTACAGGCGGTTGTTATGATGGTGTGGAAGAACATTCGGTAAACCTGAACCAGGGTGCTGAATCAACTGTAAGTTACCTGATGGCCCGCTTAACCATTGAAAAATTACAGCGAAACATACTTCGGATGCAATTACAGAAAAGACATCTTATGCCTTACAACCTGTGA
- a CDS encoding ABC transporter ATP-binding protein yields MSNVTEQDITNTLPKTTVENPVIDIRQLKKSFGSQEILKDITLQLGSGENLVVMGKSGSGKSVLIKCLVGLLTPDSGSITILEQDVTGLQRKELNQLRQKIGFLFQSGALYDSMTVKQNIEFPLRRIKKGLTEKEITEKVQEVLENVDLVDALNKMPSALSGGMRKRISLARTIVVDPLIMLYDEPTTGLDPVTSDEISALIMDVQKKYKTSSIIITHDIKCALHTANRMIMLKDGTVFKEGKPEEFKQSTDEYIQSFSFQ; encoded by the coding sequence ATGAGCAACGTAACAGAACAGGATATAACAAATACACTACCGAAAACAACAGTTGAAAATCCGGTTATTGATATCAGGCAGTTGAAAAAATCATTCGGCAGCCAGGAGATATTAAAAGATATAACACTTCAACTTGGTTCGGGTGAAAACCTGGTGGTGATGGGCAAGTCTGGTTCCGGAAAATCGGTCTTAATAAAATGTCTGGTGGGATTGCTGACGCCTGACAGCGGAAGCATTACCATCCTTGAACAGGATGTTACCGGCTTACAACGAAAAGAATTAAATCAACTGCGGCAAAAGATTGGCTTTCTTTTTCAAAGTGGTGCGTTGTATGATTCAATGACGGTGAAACAGAATATTGAATTTCCCTTACGTCGGATAAAAAAAGGTTTAACGGAAAAAGAGATCACTGAAAAAGTGCAGGAAGTGTTGGAGAATGTGGACCTGGTAGATGCACTGAATAAAATGCCATCAGCACTTTCCGGTGGTATGCGCAAACGCATCAGTCTTGCAAGAACGATTGTGGTTGATCCGTTGATCATGTTGTATGATGAACCAACCACCGGACTTGATCCGGTTACATCTGATGAGATCAGTGCCCTCATCATGGATGTGCAGAAAAAATATAAAACATCTTCTATCATCATCACACATGATATTAAATGCGCTTTACATACTGCCAATCGCATGATCATGTTGAAAGATGGTACTGTTTTCAAAGAAGGAAAGCCTGAAGAGTTTAAACAATCAACGGATGAATACATTCAATCATTTTCTTTTCAATAA
- a CDS encoding YtxH domain-containing protein: protein MSAGKIVSAVLAGVAVGAALGILFAPDKGSVTRRTIARRSKDFTDEIGDKANEFIDSITEKFESAKDEAIRLAENGKHKAEQLHATLQPKQNS, encoded by the coding sequence ATGAGTGCAGGAAAAATTGTATCGGCCGTTTTGGCTGGTGTAGCAGTAGGTGCGGCATTAGGTATTTTATTTGCTCCCGATAAAGGATCTGTAACAAGAAGAACGATTGCCCGCAGAAGTAAAGATTTTACGGATGAAATTGGAGATAAAGCCAACGAATTTATTGACAGTATTACTGAAAAATTTGAATCGGCTAAAGATGAAGCAATCCGCTTAGCTGAAAACGGAAAACATAAAGCTGAACAATTGCACGCCACTCTTCAGCCAAAGCAAAATTCGTAA
- a CDS encoding glycoside hydrolase family 130 protein gives MLAVKKEGILLQKTQLGFECEGVLNPAVISYNNSIHIFYRAVAKGNYSSIGYCKLSGPLQIEQRFDTPVLFPQFDYEVHGVEDPRIVKIDDLFYLTYTAYDGSNALGALAVSTDLINWEKKGIITPQITYDAFRHLAESKGKINKKYLRFNEDFRLRAQQDNKMLMWDKNVIFFPRRINGMLHFLHRIRPDIQLTAVNELTDLTPEFWQNYFLHLDDNIILAPKHKHEVSYIGGGCPPIETAEGWLLIYHGVHDTVKGYVYCACAALLDLNNPFIEIARLPYALFKPELEWELKGEVNNVCFPTGAIVENDTLYIYYGAADEHIACASLSISALLTELLLNRKKDETTNEGPHSHPLPNLV, from the coding sequence ATGCTGGCAGTAAAAAAAGAAGGCATCTTATTACAAAAAACACAGCTGGGTTTTGAATGTGAAGGTGTATTGAACCCCGCTGTTATCAGTTACAACAATTCCATTCATATTTTCTACCGGGCAGTGGCGAAAGGAAATTATTCAAGCATTGGTTATTGCAAACTCAGCGGCCCCTTACAAATAGAACAACGGTTTGATACGCCGGTACTTTTCCCACAATTCGATTATGAAGTACATGGCGTGGAAGATCCCCGTATCGTTAAGATCGATGACTTATTTTATCTCACTTATACAGCCTATGATGGGTCTAATGCTTTAGGCGCCCTTGCTGTTTCAACCGATCTTATCAACTGGGAAAAGAAAGGAATCATTACCCCACAAATTACGTATGATGCATTCCGGCACCTGGCGGAATCAAAAGGTAAGATCAACAAAAAATATTTACGCTTTAACGAAGATTTCCGTTTACGTGCACAACAGGATAATAAAATGCTGATGTGGGATAAGAATGTCATTTTCTTTCCACGACGCATCAACGGCATGTTGCATTTCCTGCACCGTATACGACCTGATATACAATTAACCGCTGTTAATGAGCTTACTGATCTTACACCTGAATTCTGGCAAAACTATTTTCTGCATCTTGATGATAATATTATACTGGCTCCAAAACATAAACATGAAGTAAGCTATATCGGTGGCGGATGTCCGCCCATTGAAACAGCAGAAGGCTGGTTGTTGATTTATCATGGTGTGCATGATACAGTGAAAGGTTATGTGTATTGCGCCTGCGCTGCCTTGCTCGATCTCAATAATCCTTTTATTGAAATTGCACGACTTCCCTACGCATTGTTTAAACCAGAACTGGAATGGGAACTGAAAGGTGAAGTGAACAATGTTTGTTTCCCTACCGGCGCTATTGTTGAAAATGACACACTCTATATTTATTATGGTGCGGCTGATGAGCATATTGCCTGCGCCAGCTTAAGTATTTCTGCTTTGCTCACTGAGTTATTACTTAACCGAAAGAAAGATGAAACAACAAATGAAGGACCTCATTCACATCCCCTCCCCAACCTCGTTTAA
- a CDS encoding cytochrome c-type biogenesis protein — translation MKTVKYILVAFVLFLAAPAFANIVSDSSVRVETEARVKQLTQRLAEVKAIDRSTLTSDEKKALRQEKKELKKEMKVISGGVYVSVGALILILILLIILL, via the coding sequence ATGAAAACAGTAAAATACATTCTTGTAGCGTTTGTGCTCTTTCTTGCAGCACCGGCCTTTGCTAACATTGTTTCCGATTCTTCTGTACGTGTTGAAACCGAAGCACGTGTTAAACAATTAACGCAACGCCTTGCTGAAGTTAAAGCCATCGACAGATCTACTTTGACCAGTGACGAGAAAAAAGCATTACGTCAGGAAAAAAAGGAACTTAAAAAAGAAATGAAAGTAATCAGCGGCGGTGTTTACGTATCCGTTGGTGCACTTATTCTGATCCTTATTCTGCTCATTATCCTCCTTTAG
- a CDS encoding phage holin family protein: MEQTEGIVKVLLTQVEEYGKTSFELARLKAVQKLIPAATAFTGNLFVLLTLSLFILLLNIGISMWLGDLLGKPYFGFMTVAGFYLLIGIILYFTAAKWLRKPVSRFIIKQTLNQDKS, encoded by the coding sequence ATGGAACAAACAGAAGGCATCGTAAAAGTATTGCTTACCCAGGTAGAGGAATATGGTAAAACAAGTTTTGAACTTGCAAGGCTCAAAGCTGTGCAAAAACTTATTCCTGCAGCAACTGCTTTTACCGGCAATCTGTTTGTATTGCTAACGCTTTCTCTGTTTATATTACTACTCAACATCGGTATTTCGATGTGGTTGGGCGATCTGCTCGGCAAACCATATTTTGGTTTTATGACTGTTGCAGGGTTCTATTTACTTATTGGAATAATCCTGTATTTCACAGCAGCCAAATGGTTACGCAAACCGGTAAGTCGTTTTATCATTAAGCAAACACTCAACCAGGATAAATCATGA